Genomic DNA from Kluyveromyces lactis strain NRRL Y-1140 chromosome C complete sequence:
TGAGATCTTTTAACTGTAGTAGAATACTGTATGCGAAATGATCACTAAAGCTTCCTATATTTGGAATAGTTTCTGTGAATGTAACTTTTGCATCCAATGTGTGAAGTGTGTTTGAATCTATCAATGCATAGTCTAGACGACATGCTTCATGTGCACCTCTGCTTGCTCTCCAAGTATTTAAAGTAGAATCACATGTAGTTCCGCCATATGTGATTTGGTTAGCTGGCGATAATGCAGCtatatctttcaaatcttgaACTCCAAACTTTTGTTCCCATGAATCTACTTGACCGGCCTCAATTGTTAAAAATTTATGTGGCAATGATCCTGGTCTTGAATTCAAGTCACCTACCACAACAACAGAGTAGCCAGCCTTCTTATATAGCTTGACCAATTTACTAAAATCCCACGATTGACATGCTCTATGGCACTCGTATGCTGCATCACCAGTCAAAGCATAAGGCGCATGCATGTGACTATTCAAAATAGCTAATGGTGGATATTCAGGtgatgttcttttcaaaagtgTGACACTAATAGATTTCCCCACGTACCAGTCACCTCGCCAAAAAGCGCTGGGTCTGCCGTTGATAGGAAACCTATACAAAAATGTGGACTCAATAGGTATCTTCGATAGTATTGCTAATCCAGGCCCGCTAATCATTCCTGATTTAAATCTTCTGTAGTATGGATACCTGTGTTT
This window encodes:
- the ISC1 gene encoding inositol phosphosphingolipid phospholipase (similar to uniprot|P40015 Saccharomyces cerevisiae YER019W ISC1 Inositol phosphosphingolipid phospholipase C hydrolyzes inositolphosphosphingolipids activated by phosphatidylserine cardiolipin and phosphatidylglycerol mediates Na and Li halotolerance contains a P loop-like domain); this translates as MTDSFNGQAIDPGRIRFLTFNTWGLKYIARFRKQRLTALAERLAGNLDAGNFWDQNPNDTKEQYDVVALQEVWCDEDWNYIVERCKHRYPYYRRFKSGMISGPGLAILSKIPIESTFLYRFPINGRPSAFWRGDWYVGKSISVTLLKRTSPEYPPLAILNSHMHAPYALTGDAAYECHRACQSWDFSKLVKLYKKAGYSVVVVGDLNSRPGSLPHKFLTIEAGQVDSWEQKFGVQDLKDIAALSPANQITYGGTTCDSTLNTWRASRGAHEACRLDYALIDSNTLHTLDAKVTFTETIPNIGSFSDHFAYSILLQLKDLTQTDQKPHILQETDHSMAKEQALERIQMYDDLLLCIDNYMATAKWQKLWRGTHFWVSIFFIIASMVVTTFTSNIAGWSSIFWILFSVALTASGLIDGLISLLFGNKEIRALQEVYEEVSDAKRFLSSSVNN